A window of the Bombina bombina isolate aBomBom1 chromosome 3, aBomBom1.pri, whole genome shotgun sequence genome harbors these coding sequences:
- the LOC128654058 gene encoding phospholipid-transporting ATPase VA-like codes for MCINTSYFFQTWINVCAIMFSILLFFSVALIYNSSCPTCNPPSNPYWSMQMLMVNPLFYFICILSPVTALLPRFLYKSIQGTLFPSQVQVGRQLLKSHPEWVTHVLNKLNSNTGCALQKQLDNTVSHISDIQNPRETKKESEQKGQTLFTKIGNQPSDQNYSPCKDSYFFEKPDNHSIASSQLYYQEHPVISNTLSVNETLNWSSHLEQSDVSLINWITSTPLFKSNNKPKQPKNSIQDESQHATVLPVVSYLPQDQEDSKECNINFYQDRLIRTEINGEVQETTFL; via the exons ATGTGCATAAATACATCTTATTTTTTTCAGACATGGATCAATGTGTGCGCTATTATGTTCAGCAttcttctgtttttttctgttgcgTTGATTTACAATTCATCGTGTCCAACATGCAACCCTCCTTCAAACCCATATTGGAGCATGCAGATGCTAATGGTcaaccctttattttattttatttgcattttgtCACCTGTTACTGCTTTATTACCCAG gttttTGTACAAATCCATCCAGGGGACTTTGTTTCCATCACAAGTTCAGGTTGGGCGTCAGTTGCTCAAATCACATCCAGAGTGGGTCACTCATGTTTTGAACAAGCTGAATTCTAACACAGGATGTGCTCTTCAAAAACAACTAGATAATACAGTATCACATATCAGTGATATTCAAAACCCAAGAGAAACCAAAAAAGAATCAGAGCAAAAGGGCCAAACGCTATTCACTAAAATAGGAAATCAACCAAGTGACCAGAATTACAGTCCATGTAAAGATTCTTATTTTTTTGAGAAGCCGGATAACCATTCCATTGCAAGTTCCCAGCTTTACTACCAAGAGCATCCTGTTATATCAAATACCTTATCAGTGAATGAAACACTCAACTGGAGCTCACATTTAGAACAATCTGATGTCAGTTTAATAAACTGGATAACATCCACTCCTTTGTTTAAGTCCAATAATAAACCAAAGCAACCCAAAAACAGTATTCAAGATGAATCACAACATGCTACTGTTTTGCCGGTAGTTTCATATTTGCCTCAAGACCAAGAAGATAGCAAAGAATGCAACATAAACTTTTACCAAGATAGATTAATAAGGACAGAAATTAATGGAGAAGTACAAGAAAcaacttttttataa